A stretch of the Candidatus Scalindua japonica genome encodes the following:
- the pheS gene encoding phenylalanine--tRNA ligase subunit alpha, producing the protein MQEKLSEIQNKAKEDLAKAGSPEEVEKIKARYLGRKGGIINEIIKSIPGLPPEQRSSTGKSANILKQEISKYIEEAKAKFVGKDQALGSKEIFDLSLPGEYKPYGHKHPLTQTIDEIKEIFRKLCFDIEYGPEVEHEYYNFDALNIPSDHPSREDFDTFYLGNKRLLRSQTSTVQIRVMEKKKPPIRMIAPGKVFRPDTVDARHASMFHQIEGLMVDEGVSFSDLKYVLTLFAQSYFGQDIKMRFRPSFFPFTEPSAEIDISCSICKGKGCSVCSNSGWVEVLGAGMVDPNVFDTVGYDSEKYTGFAFGIGVERLTMLKYGIDNIRLFFENDLRFLSQF; encoded by the coding sequence ATGCAGGAAAAATTAAGCGAAATACAAAATAAGGCGAAAGAAGACCTGGCGAAAGCCGGATCTCCGGAAGAAGTAGAAAAGATAAAGGCAAGATATCTCGGGAGAAAAGGCGGCATTATTAACGAAATAATCAAATCAATTCCCGGTTTGCCTCCCGAACAGAGATCGTCTACCGGAAAGTCGGCAAATATACTTAAGCAGGAAATCAGTAAATATATTGAAGAGGCAAAAGCGAAGTTTGTTGGCAAAGATCAGGCTTTGGGGTCTAAAGAGATTTTTGATTTGTCTCTGCCTGGCGAATACAAACCCTATGGGCATAAACATCCGCTCACACAGACAATCGATGAAATTAAAGAAATTTTCAGAAAGTTATGTTTTGATATAGAATACGGCCCAGAGGTAGAGCACGAATACTACAACTTTGACGCTCTGAATATCCCCTCGGATCATCCTTCCAGAGAAGATTTTGATACATTTTACCTGGGCAATAAACGCCTCTTGAGAAGCCAGACATCAACTGTCCAGATAAGAGTGATGGAAAAGAAAAAACCTCCGATCAGAATGATTGCCCCGGGAAAGGTTTTCAGACCGGATACCGTTGATGCTCGACACGCTTCGATGTTTCACCAGATTGAAGGGCTGATGGTTGATGAAGGTGTCAGCTTCAGCGATCTGAAATATGTTTTAACCCTGTTTGCCCAGTCGTACTTCGGGCAGGATATAAAGATGAGATTCCGTCCTTCATTCTTCCCCTTTACCGAACCCAGCGCAGAAATAGATATTTCCTGTTCTATCTGTAAAGGAAAAGGATGTAGCGTCTGCTCCAACAGTGGATGGGTTGAGGTTCTGGGCGCGGGAATGGTGGATCCCAATGTATTTGACACTGTTGGCTACGATTCAGAAAAATATACCGGATTTGCATTTGGAATCGGCGTGGAAAGACTTACCATGCTAAAGTATGGAATAGATAATATCAGACTTTTTTTTGAAAA
- the rplT gene encoding 50S ribosomal protein L20, whose amino-acid sequence MPRVRKGSARKQARKRLLNETKGYWGGRGNLYRKASETYVRAMAFAYRDRKCKKRNFRKLWIIRINAAAKMRGINYSRFINGLTKANVVVDRKILAEVAVNDPAAFDELVELSKQHV is encoded by the coding sequence ATGCCAAGAGTAAGAAAAGGATCAGCAAGGAAACAAGCAAGGAAAAGACTTCTCAATGAAACAAAAGGGTATTGGGGCGGTAGAGGTAACCTATATAGAAAGGCAAGTGAAACGTATGTGAGGGCAATGGCCTTTGCGTATAGAGACAGGAAGTGTAAAAAGAGAAATTTCAGAAAACTCTGGATAATACGCATAAATGCGGCTGCTAAAATGCGCGGGATAAATTATAGTCGTTTTATCAATGGGTTAACAAAAGCCAATGTTGTAGTTGACAGGAAAATATTAGCAGAAGTAGCAGTAAATGATCCTGCAGCTTTTGATGAATTGGTCGAGTTGTCAAAGCAACATGTTTAA
- the rpmI gene encoding 50S ribosomal protein L35: protein MPKLKTHKGLTKRVKVSPNGKIKRRKAFAGHLMSGKTGNRKRALKRTSLVSKGFIRPLMRALGKA from the coding sequence ATGCCAAAATTAAAAACACATAAAGGTCTTACGAAAAGGGTCAAAGTTTCTCCTAACGGTAAGATTAAGAGAAGGAAAGCTTTTGCCGGCCACTTAATGTCAGGGAAAACCGGTAATCGCAAGAGAGCGCTCAAGAGAACTAGCCTTGTATCTAAGGGATTTATCAGACCGTTGATGCGCGCATTAGGAAAAGCATAG
- the infC gene encoding translation initiation factor IF-3 — protein sequence MLNLLNGGVEISKYQRINERIYAKTVRLVAEDGTQLGVLKKHDALSKAMELGLDLVEVSPDTDPPVCRLLNYGKYKYKLSKKSHQKSRVVQLKEIRVRPKIGAHDLQTKIKNARKFLARKDRVLVNMMFRGRERAHRDMAKEIFDEIIRSLEDIAKVESQAKSTGRSMGIILTPKV from the coding sequence ATTCTGAACCTTTTAAATGGGGGTGTAGAGATCTCGAAATATCAGAGAATTAATGAAAGAATATATGCTAAAACTGTGAGACTTGTTGCTGAAGATGGTACTCAGTTGGGTGTATTAAAGAAACACGATGCACTCAGCAAGGCAATGGAGCTGGGGCTTGATCTGGTTGAAGTTTCACCGGATACTGATCCGCCAGTGTGCCGTCTTCTGAATTATGGTAAATACAAATATAAACTGAGCAAAAAGTCACATCAGAAAAGCCGAGTTGTTCAATTAAAAGAGATCAGGGTCAGACCAAAAATAGGCGCGCATGATTTGCAGACAAAAATCAAGAATGCCAGGAAATTTCTCGCAAGAAAGGACAGGGTCCTGGTTAACATGATGTTCAGAGGTCGAGAGAGGGCACACAGGGATATGGCTAAAGAAATATTTGATGAAATTATCAGGTCTCTGGAAGATATTGCCAAGGTAGAATCTCAGGCAAAGTCAACGGGGAGAAGTATGGGGATTATCTTAACACCGAAAGTATAA